One window from the genome of Entelurus aequoreus isolate RoL-2023_Sb linkage group LG04, RoL_Eaeq_v1.1, whole genome shotgun sequence encodes:
- the hnrnpaba gene encoding heterogeneous nuclear ribonucleoprotein A/Ba — MADVEQQYMETSENGHEVDDDFSGGDQAGGNDDCGGAGADDNSQNGGTEGGQINASKGEEDAGKMFVGGLSWDTTKKDLKDYFSKFGEVSDCTIKIDQTTGRSRGFGFILFKEPASVDKVLEQKEHRLDGRQIDPKKAMAMKKDPVKKIFVGGLNPDTAKDVIEDYFKTFGEIETIELPQDPKTEKRRGFVFITYQEEGHVKKVMEKKYHTVGGSKCEIKIAQPKEVYQQQQYGARGFSGGRGGRGGRPGQGQNWNQGYNNYWNQGGGGGGGGYNQGYGYGQQSYGGYGGGYGGYDYSAGYYGYGGGYDYNQGNTSYGKTPRRGHPSSYKPY, encoded by the exons ATGGCCGACGTCGAGCAACAGTACATGGAGACATCAGAAAACGGCCACGAAGTCGACGACGACTTTAGTGGAGGCGACCAGGCCGGAGGAAACGACGACTGCGGCGGCGCAGGGGCCGACGACAACTCGCAGAACGGCGGCACAGAAGGCGGTCAAATCAACGCGAGCAAGGGCGAGGAGGATGCagg GAAAATGTTTGTTGGTGGCCTTAGCTGGGACACAACCAAGAAGGATCTCAAAGATTACTTCTCCAAGTTTGGCGAGGTGTCAGACTGCACCATTAAAATCGACCAGACAACAGGCCGGTCACGAGGCTTTGGCTTTATTCTTTTTAAGGAGCCTGCTAGCGTAGATAAG GTTCTGGAACAGAAGGAGCACAGGCTGGACGGGCGACAGATTGACCCCAAGAAAGCTATGGCCATGAAGAAGGACCCAGTCAAGAAGATCTTTGTGGGGGGCCTTAACCCAGACACTGCAAAGGATGTCATTGAGGACTACTTTAAAACATTTGGAGAG ATTGAAACAATTGAGCTTCCTCAAGACCCAAAGACTGAGAAAAGAAGAGGTTTTGTATTCATCACATACCAGGAAGAGGGTCATGTGAAGAAAGTCATGGAGAAAAAATACCACACTGTCGGTGGAAGCAAG TGTGAAATTAAGATAGCCCAACCCAAAGAGGTCTACCAGCAGCAGCAGTATGGTGCTCGTGGATTCAGCGGTGGTCGCGGAGGCAGGGGAGGCCGTCCAG gtCAGGGCCAGAACTGGAATCAAGGTTACAACAACTACTGGAaccagggaggaggaggaggcggaggcgGATACAACCAGGGCTATGGCTATGGACAGCAAAGCTATGGCGGCTACGGTGGTGGCTATGGCGGCTATGACTACTCTGCTGGTTATTACGGCTATGGGGGTGGCTACGATTACA ACCAGGGCAATACAAGCTATGGGAAAACTCCAAGACGTGGCCACCCGAGTAGCTACAAGCCATACTGA
- the phykpl gene encoding 5-phosphohydroxy-L-lysine phospho-lyase isoform X1 — protein sequence MASILLSKDNTLAMRRRLIGQSCKLFYSDDPVKIVRARGQYLFDENGQRYLDCISNVHHGKLGHCHPSVTKAASEQMDLLNTNTRFLHDNLVLYADRLAATLPDRLSVFYFVNSGSEANDLALRLAQQYTQHEDVIVLDHAYHGHLKSLIDISPYKFRKLTGQKEWVHVAPLPDTYRGVYKDKPDPGQAYADTVKDLIEEVHLKGRKISAFFAESMPSVGGQLVLPQGYSAKVAEYVRTAGGVFVADEVQTGFGRTGSHFWAFQLQGADFCPDIVTMGKPMGNGHPVACVVTTAEIAGAFTDNGVEYFNTFGGNPVSCAIGLAVLDVIEKEDLRGNATRVGTHLKDLLSTLKTRHQIIGDVRGEGLFVGVELVEDRQLLTPATKAAAQVVKRLKLEDRICVSTDGPWDSVVKFKPPMCFSMEDAELVVQCIDRILTDMEASH from the exons ATGGCGTCAATCCTCCTCAGCAAAGACAACACCCTGGCAATGAGGAGAAGGTTAATCGG GCAATCGTGCAAACTTTTTTATTCAGACGATCCGGTTAAGATCGTGAGGGCGAGGGGACAATATCTTTTTGACGAGAACGGCCAGCGCTATTTGGACTGTATCAGCAATGTCCATCACGGTAAAT tgGGCCACTGCCACCCCAGTGTTACAAAGGCTGCATCAGAACAAATGGACCTTCTGAACACCAACACCAGATTCCTGCACGACAACTTAGTCCTGTATGCAGACCGCCTGGCTGCCACCTTGCCCGACAGACTCTCTGTCTTCTACTTTGTCAACTCCGG GTCCGAGGCCAATGACCTGGCTCTGCGCTTGGCCCAGCAGTACACCCAACACGAGGACGTCATCGTTCTCGACCA TGCCTACCACGGTCATCTCAAATCCCTCATCGACATCAGTCCGTACAAGTTCCGGAAACTGACCGGACAAAAAGAATGGGTCCATGTG GCCCCTTTACCGGACACCTACAGAGGTGTGTACAAAGACAAGCCCGATCCAGGACAAGCGTATGCCGATACAGTCAAAGACTTGATAGAGGAGGTGCACCTCAAAGGTCGAAAG ATTTCGGCCTTCTTTGCTGAATCCATGCCGAGCGTGGGAGGACAACTCGTTTTGCCCCAAGGCTACTCAGCCAAAGTTGCAGA GTACGTGCGCACAGCAGGTGGAGTGTTCGTGGCAGACGAGGTGCAGACAGGCTTCGGACGCACGGGGAGTCACTTTTGGGCTTTTCAGCTGCAAGGTGCAGATTTCTGCCCGGACATAGTGACCATGGGCAAACCCATGGGCAACGGGCATCCTGTAGCGTGTGTGGTGACTACGGCGGAGATAGCTGGAGCTTTCACTGACAACGGTGTGGAGTATTTCAATACG ttTGGCGGTAATCCGGTGTCATGTGCCATCGGTCTAGCCGTCCTTGACGTCATAGAAAAAGAAGACTTGAGAGGAAATGCCACAAGGGTTGGCACACATCTTAAGGATTTGCTGTCAACGCTTAAAACCAGACATCAAATTATTGGAGACGTAAG AGGAGAGGGACTTTTTGTTGGAGTTGAGCTGGTTGAAGACAGACAACTCCTGACACCTGCCACTAAAGCTGCAGCACAAGTGGTTAAAAG GCTTAAATTGGAGGATCGCATCTGTGTGAGTACAGACGGCCCCTGGGACAGCGTGGTGAAGTTTAAACCTCCCATGTGCTTCAGTATGGAGGACGCTGAGCTGGTGGTGCAATGTATCGACCGCATTCTCACAG ACATGGAAGCCAGCCACTGA
- the phykpl gene encoding 5-phosphohydroxy-L-lysine phospho-lyase isoform X2: MASILLSKDNTLAMRRRLIGQSCKLFYSDDPVKIVRARGQYLFDENGQRYLDCISNVHHVGHCHPSVTKAASEQMDLLNTNTRFLHDNLVLYADRLAATLPDRLSVFYFVNSGSEANDLALRLAQQYTQHEDVIVLDHAYHGHLKSLIDISPYKFRKLTGQKEWVHVAPLPDTYRGVYKDKPDPGQAYADTVKDLIEEVHLKGRKISAFFAESMPSVGGQLVLPQGYSAKVAEYVRTAGGVFVADEVQTGFGRTGSHFWAFQLQGADFCPDIVTMGKPMGNGHPVACVVTTAEIAGAFTDNGVEYFNTFGGNPVSCAIGLAVLDVIEKEDLRGNATRVGTHLKDLLSTLKTRHQIIGDVRGEGLFVGVELVEDRQLLTPATKAAAQVVKRLKLEDRICVSTDGPWDSVVKFKPPMCFSMEDAELVVQCIDRILTDMEASH, encoded by the exons ATGGCGTCAATCCTCCTCAGCAAAGACAACACCCTGGCAATGAGGAGAAGGTTAATCGG GCAATCGTGCAAACTTTTTTATTCAGACGATCCGGTTAAGATCGTGAGGGCGAGGGGACAATATCTTTTTGACGAGAACGGCCAGCGCTATTTGGACTGTATCAGCAATGTCCATCACG tgGGCCACTGCCACCCCAGTGTTACAAAGGCTGCATCAGAACAAATGGACCTTCTGAACACCAACACCAGATTCCTGCACGACAACTTAGTCCTGTATGCAGACCGCCTGGCTGCCACCTTGCCCGACAGACTCTCTGTCTTCTACTTTGTCAACTCCGG GTCCGAGGCCAATGACCTGGCTCTGCGCTTGGCCCAGCAGTACACCCAACACGAGGACGTCATCGTTCTCGACCA TGCCTACCACGGTCATCTCAAATCCCTCATCGACATCAGTCCGTACAAGTTCCGGAAACTGACCGGACAAAAAGAATGGGTCCATGTG GCCCCTTTACCGGACACCTACAGAGGTGTGTACAAAGACAAGCCCGATCCAGGACAAGCGTATGCCGATACAGTCAAAGACTTGATAGAGGAGGTGCACCTCAAAGGTCGAAAG ATTTCGGCCTTCTTTGCTGAATCCATGCCGAGCGTGGGAGGACAACTCGTTTTGCCCCAAGGCTACTCAGCCAAAGTTGCAGA GTACGTGCGCACAGCAGGTGGAGTGTTCGTGGCAGACGAGGTGCAGACAGGCTTCGGACGCACGGGGAGTCACTTTTGGGCTTTTCAGCTGCAAGGTGCAGATTTCTGCCCGGACATAGTGACCATGGGCAAACCCATGGGCAACGGGCATCCTGTAGCGTGTGTGGTGACTACGGCGGAGATAGCTGGAGCTTTCACTGACAACGGTGTGGAGTATTTCAATACG ttTGGCGGTAATCCGGTGTCATGTGCCATCGGTCTAGCCGTCCTTGACGTCATAGAAAAAGAAGACTTGAGAGGAAATGCCACAAGGGTTGGCACACATCTTAAGGATTTGCTGTCAACGCTTAAAACCAGACATCAAATTATTGGAGACGTAAG AGGAGAGGGACTTTTTGTTGGAGTTGAGCTGGTTGAAGACAGACAACTCCTGACACCTGCCACTAAAGCTGCAGCACAAGTGGTTAAAAG GCTTAAATTGGAGGATCGCATCTGTGTGAGTACAGACGGCCCCTGGGACAGCGTGGTGAAGTTTAAACCTCCCATGTGCTTCAGTATGGAGGACGCTGAGCTGGTGGTGCAATGTATCGACCGCATTCTCACAG ACATGGAAGCCAGCCACTGA